A window of the Schistocerca nitens isolate TAMUIC-IGC-003100 chromosome 5, iqSchNite1.1, whole genome shotgun sequence genome harbors these coding sequences:
- the LOC126260029 gene encoding uncharacterized protein LOC126260029, with product MLTGESVTDVEYRRACDVWKVFKCKTIGDYSDIYLKSDVLLLADVFENFRKLCLDTYKLDPAHYITSPGLAWDALLKSTGESLELITDVTQLQFIERGIRGGIVHCSHRHAVANNKYMKNYDCSKEDSFIAYFDVNNLYGWAMMQYLPVGKFKWLNEDQVHAFDVTSVSDEADVGYILEVDLKHPKHCHALHQDLPLCPEKMKSPKSNSKAPPRLMCALYNKSRYVIHYRNLKQCLSLGLEVIKIHRILSFSQKAWMKPYIEINTMKRAKATNDFEKNFFKLMNNSTFGKTMQNVRKMRDVRLTTSWYGRYGAASLIAQPNFKKRIIFDESLVAIEMAKISILFDKPIAVGMAILDISKTCMYNFHYNYMLKKYSPEIVKMCYTDTDSFVYHISTKDLYEDIKPDISNMFDTSGYMFNNRSYER from the exons ATGCTTACTGGTGAAAGTGTAACTGATGTAGAGTATAGACGTGCCTGTGATGTATGGAAAGTGTTTAAGTGTAAGACTATTGGAGATTATTCAGATATATACTTGAAATCAGATGTTCTtttattagctgatgtatttgagaatTTTAGGAAGTTGTGTCTTGACACTTACAAATTAGATCCTGCACATTATATCACCTCACCAGGATTAGCTTGGGATGCTTTACTTAAATCTACTGGTGAAAGTTTGGAATTAATAACTGATGTTACACAGTTACAGTTCATTGAAAGAGGGATCAGAGGAGGAATTGTTCACTGTTCACACAGACATGCTGtggcaaataataaatatatgaaaaattatgATTGTTCTAAAGAAGACTCCTTCATAGCATACTTTGATGTGAATAACCTGTATGGTTGGGCTATGATGCAGTATCTACCAGTTGGCAAATTTAAATGGTTAAATGAAGATCAGGTACATGCATTTGATGTAACAAGTGTATCTGATGAGGCAGATGTTGGTTATATCTTAGAAGTTGATCTGAAACATCCTAAGCATTGTCATGCTTTGCATCAAGATTTACCCCTTTGTCCTGAGAAAATGAAATCTCCAAAAAGTAACAGCAAAGCACCACCTAGGCTCATGTGTGCTCTGTATAATAAAAGCCGATATGTTATTCACTACAGGAACCTAAAGCAGTGTTTGAGTTTAGGTCTTGAAGTGATTAAGATTCATAGGATTCTATCATTTTCGCAAAAGGCTTGGATGAAACCCTACATTGAGATCAACACAATGAAGAGGGCAAAGGCTACAAACGATTTTGAGAAAAACTTTTTTAAGCTGATGAATAACAGTACATTTGGGAAAACGATGCAAAATGTACGAAAAATGCGTGATGTTCGACTGACAACCTCATGGTATGGTAGGTATGGTGCTGCCTCATTAATAGCCCAACCAAATTTTAAGAAGAGAATTATCTTTGATGAATCACTAGTAGCTATAGAAATGGCTAAGATATCAATATTGTTTGACAAGCCAATTGCTGTGGGCATGGCAATTCTAGATATTTCTAAAACATGTATGTACAACTTTCACTATAATTATATGTTAAAAAAGTATTCACCAGAAATTGTAAAAATGTGTTACACAGATACTGATAGTTTTGTTTACCATATATCTACAAAGGATCTGTATGAGGATATTAAACCTGATATCAGTAACATGTTTGATACCTCTGGATATATGTTTAATAATAG Gtcttatgaaagatga
- the LOC126260785 gene encoding putative inhibitor of apoptosis — protein MYLTFPERLETFQDGNWFKEFLPPEDLAHAGFYRPNYQSDDDTVKCVYCEIEQSGWQPGDDPLVRHLCQSPKCPFVCPGAIDLCRQCMFNERKLAHMRLPASPQYCSRTARQESFQNWSKDLPVQPEQLVEAGFFYTGTGDSTACFYCGGGLRDWEVGDDPWQQHTFWYPHCKYLWLKDKITHERQSNDEID, from the coding sequence ATGTACCTCACATTTCCTGAGCGGTTGGAAACGTTTCAAGATGGAAATTGGTTCAAAGAGTTTTTACCACCTGAGGACCTAGCACATGCTGGTTTCTACAGACCTAACTATCAAAGTGATGATGATACCGTCAAATGTGTCTATTGTGAAATTGAACAGAGTGGCTGGCAACCGGGTGACGATCCACTAGTGAGACATTTATGTCAGTCTCCAAAATGCCCCTTCGTATGCCCTGGAGCGATTGATTTATGCAGGCAATGCATGTTTAACGAACGCAAGTTGGCACATATGAGACTACCTGCATCGCCTCAGTACTGTTCTCGGACAGCACGTCAAGAATCCTTCCAAAATTGGTCAAAAGATCTACCAGTACAACCAGAACAGTTAGTTGAGGCTGGTTTCTTCTATACTGGCACTGGTGATTCTACAGCATGCTTCTATTGTGGTGGAGGACTGCGTGACTGGGAGGTGGGTGATGATCCATGGCAGCAGCACACATTCTGGTATCCTCATTGCAAGTACTTGTGGCTTAAGGATAAAATAACGCATGAAAGACAATCAAATGATGAAATAGATTAA